Proteins encoded in a region of the Candidatus Bathyarchaeota archaeon genome:
- a CDS encoding DUF1805 domain-containing protein: protein MEKREVIAAKLLGLTKIEETLNAKIESCTIKAKKLGVTEGMNGKEALKKMS, encoded by the coding sequence ATGGAAAAACGTGAAGTAATAGCCGCCAAACTACTAGGATTAACAAAAATTGAAGAGACCCTAAATGCCAAAATAGAATCATGCACAATTAAAGCGAAAAAGCTAGGTGTAACTGAAGGAATGAACGGAAAAGAAGCCTTAAAGAAAATGTCATGA